One window of the Alligator mississippiensis isolate rAllMis1 chromosome 5, rAllMis1, whole genome shotgun sequence genome contains the following:
- the TACSTD2 gene encoding tumor-associated calcium signal transducer 2, whose protein sequence is MESRLGIVLVLMLAAVSSAHGCTCATNKRTTCAPDLSGVCVCRLIGSAWVANCSTLTSKCLLMKTEMTPSKARRVPSHGFLDNDGIYDPDCTASGAFKAKQCNGTDTCWCVNSAGVRRTDKGDTKLNCSELVRTNHIFIELKHKKRSEPFVNSEVANALRYTIQNRYKLHPNYIKDIDYEYPLISINLKQNASQKSNSDVDIADVAYYFEKDVKRDSIFHSNNSFFLSVGGKPLDVEEMLIYYIDEKPPEFSMKHLTPGVIAVVVFVILSLIVGIIVLVVTRRRRTGKYKKVEIKEMGEMRRGQNL, encoded by the coding sequence ATGGAGTCTAGGCTTGGGATTGTGCTGGTTTTGATGCTGGCAGCTGTATCATCAGCACACGGCTGTACCTGTGCAACCAACAAACGGACAACGTGCGCTCCGGACCTGTCTGGGGTCTGCGTCTGTCGGTTGATCGGTTCAGCATGGGTAGCAAATTGTTCAACGTTGACTTCGAAATGCCTGCTGATGAAAACAGAAATGACCCCGTCAAAGGCCAGGCGCGTCCCCTCTCATGGCTTTTTGGACAACGATGGCATTTATGATCCAGACTGTACGGCCAGCGGCGCTTTCAAGGCCAAGCAGTGCAATGGGACTGATACCTGCTGGTGTGTGAACAGTGCCGGAGTAAGAAGAACGGATAAGGGTGATACAAAGTTAAATTGCAGTGAGCTAGTTAGGACAAACCACATCTTCATCGAGCTCAAACACAAGAAAAGGTCTGAGCCCTTCGTTAATTCTGAAGTAGCAAATGCTTTGAGGTACACCATTCAAAACCGATACAAACTGCATCCAAATTACATCAAAGACATTGATTACGAGTATCCCTTGATCTCTATAAACCTAAAACAAAATGCTTCGCAGAAATCAAACAGTGATGTTGATATAGCTGATGTGGCTTATTACTTTGAAAAAGATGTCAAACGTGACTCCATATTTCATTCCAATAATTCATTCTTTCTGTCTGTCGGGGGAAAGCCTCTGGATGTTGAAGAAATGCTAATCTACTACATTGATGAAAAGCCGCCAGAGTTTTCTATGAAACATCTGACTCCTGGTGTTATTGCAGTGGTGGTATTTGTGATTTTGTCTCTCATCGTTGGGATTATTGTGCTGGTTGTAACCAGGAGGCGGCGGACGGGGAAGTATAAGAAAGTTGAAATTAAGGAGATGGGTGAAATGAGAAGAGGACAGAACTTATAG
- the MYSM1 gene encoding deubiquitinase MYSM1 isoform X1: protein MAAAEEADVDVEGDAATAAGGGQLGDYGNTASGLLQDHYLDSSWRADNGLPWTLDSTISEENRAVIEKMLLEEEYYLSNKSLPEKIWLEQKEAEKKSTKSPHKKTGKVMARSPTKSASYSLKWTIEEKELFEQGLAKFGRRWTKIAKLIGSRTVLQVKSYARQFFKNKAKIDDTEKEDQSKYSSTSFPIDDENGEKAETWALTNLRGRADPNLNAVKIEKLSDDEEVDITDEMDELLAYAPQQEPEKFKLTDSHKSPIQETGGREHTRSSAHNSAIPLIAKDLLKTEQGKVETLEFSDVLVTCSEEQSINGDESVKSEYWQFNKFPEKNELDRRGTFHGSSQWAGRELNEEQKDLADTELLFHSSHQADEENQEEAEELKPPEQEVEIDRNVILEEEKQAIPEFFEGRQAKTPERYLKIRNYILDQWERCKPKYLNKTSVRPGLKNCGDVNCIGRIHTYLELIGAINFGCEQAVYNRPQPADKTRSKEGKDTIEAYQLAQRLQSMRTRRRRVRDPWGNWCDARDLEGQTFEHLSAEELARRREEEKLKPAKPSKGSRQMKSSFDPFQLIPCCLFTAEKQEPFQVKVASEALLIMDLHSHVSMAEVIGLLGGRYSEADRIVEICAAEPCNSLSTGLQCEMDPVSQTQASETLAVRGYSVIGWYHSHPAFDPNPSIRDIDTQAKYQSYFSRGGAMFIGMIISPYNRNNPLPYSQITCLVISDEISSDGSYRLPYKFEIQQMLDEPQWELVFEKTRWIIEKYRLSHSSVPMDKIFHRDSDLTCLQKLLECMRKTLGKVTNCFIAEEFLTQIENLFLSSYKSEKQNDAADESKSMCPNELLM from the exons AGATTATGGGAATACAGCTTCGGGCTTATTGCAAGATCACTATCTCGATTCATCTTGGAGAGCAGATAATGGCCTT CCGTGGACCCTGGATAGCACCATCAGTGAGGAGAATAGGGCTGTTATTGAGAAAATGTTGCTGGAAGAAGA ATATTATTTGTCAAATAAATCACTTCCAGAAAAAATATGGCTTGAACAGAAGGAAGCTGAAAAGAAGTCCACGAAAAG CCCACATAAGAAAACAGGAAAGGTCAT GGCACGGTCACCTACAAAATCAGCTAGTTACTCACTGAAATGGACAATAGAAGAAAAAGAGCTGTTTGAACAAGGACTG GCTAAATTTGGCAGAAGGTGGACAAAAATTGCCAAGCTGATTGGAAGTCGCACTGTTTTACAAGTGAAGAGCTATGCAAGACAGTTTTTTAAGAACAAG GCAAAGATTGATGACACTGAAAAAGAGGACCAAAGTAAGTACAGCAGCACTAGCTTTCCAATAGACGATGAGAATGGAGAAAAGGCAGAGACTTGGGCCCTTACAAACCTGAGGGGCCGTGCAGACCCCAACCTAAATGCAGTGAAAATTGAAAAACTGTCTGATGATGAAGAGGTAGACATCACCGATGAAATGGATGAGCTGCTTGCTTATGCACCCCAGCAGGAACCTGAAAAGTTTAAATTAACCGATAGTCACAAGAGTCCAATTCAGGAAACTGGTGGAAGAGAACACACACGTTCTTCTGCACACAACTCTGCAATTCCTTTAATTGCAAAAGACCTTTTAAAGACTGAGCAAGGCAAGGTGGAAACACTGGAATTTTCAGATGTTCTGGTGACTTGCTCTGAGGAACAGAGCATAAATGGTGATGAATCTGTGAAATCAGAGTATTGGCAATTTAACAAATTTCCTGAGAAAAATGAGCTAGACCGAAGAGGAACTTTTCATGGCAGCAGTCAGTGGGCTGGTCGAGAGCTTAATGAAGAACAGAAAGACTTAGCTGATACTGAACTGCTTTTCCACTCTTCCCACCAAGCGGATGAAGAGAATCaagaggaagcagaggagctTAAGCCACCAGAACAGGAAGTGGAAATTGATAGGAATGTCATCCTGGAAGAAGAGAAACAAGCTATTCCTGAATTTTTTGAGGGACGGCAGGCCAAAACTCCAGAGCGCTACTTGAAGATTAGAAATTACATTTTGGATCAGTG GGAGAGATGTAAACCTAAATACCTGAATAAAACTTCAGTACGCCCAGGCCTGAAGAACTGCGGTGATGTTAACTGTATTGGTCGAATACACACGTACCTGGAATTAATAGGAGCAATTAACTTTGGCTGTG AACAGGCTGTATATAACAGACCACAACCAGCTGATAAAACCCGATCCAAAGAAGGCAAAGATACCATAGAAGCATACCAGTTAGCTCAGCGTCTGCAGTCTATG CGTACAAGACGACGGCGCGTGCGAGACCCTTGGGGAAACTGGTGTGATGCCAGGGACTTGGAAGGCCAGACTTTTGAG catctcTCTGCTGAAGAGCTAGCCAGAAGAAGAGAGGAGGAGAAACTTAAACCTGCAAAGCCTTCTAAAGGATCAAGACAGAtgaaaag TTCCTTTGATCCCTTTCAGCTGATACCTTGTTGTTtgttcactgcagaaaaacag GAACCATTTCAGGTGAAAGTGGCTTCAGAAGCACTTCTAATAATGGACTTG CACTCGCATGTTTCTATGGCAGAAGTAATAGGCTTGTTAGGAGGAAGATACTCTGAGGCTGATAGAATTGTTGAA ATTTGTGCAGCTGAACCATGCAATAGCCTAAGTACAGGACTACAGTGTGAGATGGATCCAGTATCTCAAACGCAGGCTTCAGAAACGTTGGCTGTTAGAGGATACAGTGTTATTGGGTGGTATCACTCTCACCCTGCCTTTGACCCTAATCCTTCAATCCGAGATATTGATACTCAAGCTAAATATCAG aGTTAtttctccagaggtggtgcaatgtTCATTGGAATGATCATAAGTCCTTATAACAGAAATAATCCACTTCCATATTCCCAAATTACTTGTCTCGTTATTAGCGATGAGATTAGTTCCGATGGCTCCTACC GTCTCCCCTACAAGTTTGAAATACAGCAGATGTTGGATGAACCTCAGTGGGAATTAGTGTTTGAAAAAACAAGATGGATCATCGAAAAATACCGGCTCTCACATAG TAGTGTCCCCATGGATAAAATCTTTCACAGAGATTCTGACCTGACCTGTTTGCAGAAA CTTTTGGAGTGCATGAGGAAGACTCTGGGCAAGGTAACCAACTGCTTCATTGCTGAAGAATTCTTGACTCAAATAGAAAACTTGTTCCTTTCCAGCTACAAAAGTGAGAAGCAGAATGATGCAGCTGATGAAAGCAAGAGCATGTGTCCAAATGAATTGCTAATGTGA
- the MYSM1 gene encoding deubiquitinase MYSM1 isoform X2, translating into MAAAEEADVDVEGDAATAAGGGQLGDYGNTASGLLQDHYLDSSWRADNGLPWTLDSTISEENRAVIEKMLLEEEYYLSNKSLPEKIWLEQKEAEKKSTKSPHKKTGKVMARSPTKSASYSLKWTIEEKELFEQGLAKFGRRWTKIAKLIGSRTVLQVKSYARQFFKNKAKIDDTEKEDQSKYSSTSFPIDDENGEKAETWALTNLRGRADPNLNAVKIEKLSDDEEVDITDEMDELLAYAPQQEPEKFKLTDSHKSPIQETGGREHTRSSAHNSAIPLIAKDLLKTEQGKVETLEFSDVLVTCSEEQSINGDESVKSEYWQFNKFPEKNELDRRGTFHGSSQWAGRELNEEQKDLADTELLFHSSHQADEENQEEAEELKPPEQEVEIDRNVILEEEKQAIPEFFEGRQAKTPERYLKIRNYILDQWERCKPKYLNKTSVRPGLKNCGDVNCIGRIHTYLELIGAINFGCEQAVYNRPQPADKTRSKEGKDTIEAYQLAQRLQSMRTRRRRVRDPWGNWCDARDLEGQTFEHLSAEELARRREEEKLKPAKPSKGSRQMKSSFDPFQLIPCCLFTAEKQEPFQVKVASEALLIMDLHSHVSMAEVIGLLGGRYSEADRIVEICAAEPCNSLSTGLQCEMDPVSQTQASETLAVRGYSVIGWYHSHPAFDPNPSIRDIDTQAKYQSYFSRGGAMFIGMIISPYNRNNPLPYSQITCLVISDEISSDGSYRLPYKFEIQQMLDEPQWELVFEKTRWIIEKYRLSHSVPMDKIFHRDSDLTCLQKLLECMRKTLGKVTNCFIAEEFLTQIENLFLSSYKSEKQNDAADESKSMCPNELLM; encoded by the exons AGATTATGGGAATACAGCTTCGGGCTTATTGCAAGATCACTATCTCGATTCATCTTGGAGAGCAGATAATGGCCTT CCGTGGACCCTGGATAGCACCATCAGTGAGGAGAATAGGGCTGTTATTGAGAAAATGTTGCTGGAAGAAGA ATATTATTTGTCAAATAAATCACTTCCAGAAAAAATATGGCTTGAACAGAAGGAAGCTGAAAAGAAGTCCACGAAAAG CCCACATAAGAAAACAGGAAAGGTCAT GGCACGGTCACCTACAAAATCAGCTAGTTACTCACTGAAATGGACAATAGAAGAAAAAGAGCTGTTTGAACAAGGACTG GCTAAATTTGGCAGAAGGTGGACAAAAATTGCCAAGCTGATTGGAAGTCGCACTGTTTTACAAGTGAAGAGCTATGCAAGACAGTTTTTTAAGAACAAG GCAAAGATTGATGACACTGAAAAAGAGGACCAAAGTAAGTACAGCAGCACTAGCTTTCCAATAGACGATGAGAATGGAGAAAAGGCAGAGACTTGGGCCCTTACAAACCTGAGGGGCCGTGCAGACCCCAACCTAAATGCAGTGAAAATTGAAAAACTGTCTGATGATGAAGAGGTAGACATCACCGATGAAATGGATGAGCTGCTTGCTTATGCACCCCAGCAGGAACCTGAAAAGTTTAAATTAACCGATAGTCACAAGAGTCCAATTCAGGAAACTGGTGGAAGAGAACACACACGTTCTTCTGCACACAACTCTGCAATTCCTTTAATTGCAAAAGACCTTTTAAAGACTGAGCAAGGCAAGGTGGAAACACTGGAATTTTCAGATGTTCTGGTGACTTGCTCTGAGGAACAGAGCATAAATGGTGATGAATCTGTGAAATCAGAGTATTGGCAATTTAACAAATTTCCTGAGAAAAATGAGCTAGACCGAAGAGGAACTTTTCATGGCAGCAGTCAGTGGGCTGGTCGAGAGCTTAATGAAGAACAGAAAGACTTAGCTGATACTGAACTGCTTTTCCACTCTTCCCACCAAGCGGATGAAGAGAATCaagaggaagcagaggagctTAAGCCACCAGAACAGGAAGTGGAAATTGATAGGAATGTCATCCTGGAAGAAGAGAAACAAGCTATTCCTGAATTTTTTGAGGGACGGCAGGCCAAAACTCCAGAGCGCTACTTGAAGATTAGAAATTACATTTTGGATCAGTG GGAGAGATGTAAACCTAAATACCTGAATAAAACTTCAGTACGCCCAGGCCTGAAGAACTGCGGTGATGTTAACTGTATTGGTCGAATACACACGTACCTGGAATTAATAGGAGCAATTAACTTTGGCTGTG AACAGGCTGTATATAACAGACCACAACCAGCTGATAAAACCCGATCCAAAGAAGGCAAAGATACCATAGAAGCATACCAGTTAGCTCAGCGTCTGCAGTCTATG CGTACAAGACGACGGCGCGTGCGAGACCCTTGGGGAAACTGGTGTGATGCCAGGGACTTGGAAGGCCAGACTTTTGAG catctcTCTGCTGAAGAGCTAGCCAGAAGAAGAGAGGAGGAGAAACTTAAACCTGCAAAGCCTTCTAAAGGATCAAGACAGAtgaaaag TTCCTTTGATCCCTTTCAGCTGATACCTTGTTGTTtgttcactgcagaaaaacag GAACCATTTCAGGTGAAAGTGGCTTCAGAAGCACTTCTAATAATGGACTTG CACTCGCATGTTTCTATGGCAGAAGTAATAGGCTTGTTAGGAGGAAGATACTCTGAGGCTGATAGAATTGTTGAA ATTTGTGCAGCTGAACCATGCAATAGCCTAAGTACAGGACTACAGTGTGAGATGGATCCAGTATCTCAAACGCAGGCTTCAGAAACGTTGGCTGTTAGAGGATACAGTGTTATTGGGTGGTATCACTCTCACCCTGCCTTTGACCCTAATCCTTCAATCCGAGATATTGATACTCAAGCTAAATATCAG aGTTAtttctccagaggtggtgcaatgtTCATTGGAATGATCATAAGTCCTTATAACAGAAATAATCCACTTCCATATTCCCAAATTACTTGTCTCGTTATTAGCGATGAGATTAGTTCCGATGGCTCCTACC GTCTCCCCTACAAGTTTGAAATACAGCAGATGTTGGATGAACCTCAGTGGGAATTAGTGTTTGAAAAAACAAGATGGATCATCGAAAAATACCGGCTCTCACATAG TGTCCCCATGGATAAAATCTTTCACAGAGATTCTGACCTGACCTGTTTGCAGAAA CTTTTGGAGTGCATGAGGAAGACTCTGGGCAAGGTAACCAACTGCTTCATTGCTGAAGAATTCTTGACTCAAATAGAAAACTTGTTCCTTTCCAGCTACAAAAGTGAGAAGCAGAATGATGCAGCTGATGAAAGCAAGAGCATGTGTCCAAATGAATTGCTAATGTGA
- the MYSM1 gene encoding deubiquitinase MYSM1 isoform X3: MLLEEEYYLSNKSLPEKIWLEQKEAEKKSTKSPHKKTGKVMARSPTKSASYSLKWTIEEKELFEQGLAKFGRRWTKIAKLIGSRTVLQVKSYARQFFKNKAKIDDTEKEDQSKYSSTSFPIDDENGEKAETWALTNLRGRADPNLNAVKIEKLSDDEEVDITDEMDELLAYAPQQEPEKFKLTDSHKSPIQETGGREHTRSSAHNSAIPLIAKDLLKTEQGKVETLEFSDVLVTCSEEQSINGDESVKSEYWQFNKFPEKNELDRRGTFHGSSQWAGRELNEEQKDLADTELLFHSSHQADEENQEEAEELKPPEQEVEIDRNVILEEEKQAIPEFFEGRQAKTPERYLKIRNYILDQWERCKPKYLNKTSVRPGLKNCGDVNCIGRIHTYLELIGAINFGCEQAVYNRPQPADKTRSKEGKDTIEAYQLAQRLQSMRTRRRRVRDPWGNWCDARDLEGQTFEHLSAEELARRREEEKLKPAKPSKGSRQMKSSFDPFQLIPCCLFTAEKQEPFQVKVASEALLIMDLHSHVSMAEVIGLLGGRYSEADRIVEICAAEPCNSLSTGLQCEMDPVSQTQASETLAVRGYSVIGWYHSHPAFDPNPSIRDIDTQAKYQSYFSRGGAMFIGMIISPYNRNNPLPYSQITCLVISDEISSDGSYRLPYKFEIQQMLDEPQWELVFEKTRWIIEKYRLSHSSVPMDKIFHRDSDLTCLQKLLECMRKTLGKVTNCFIAEEFLTQIENLFLSSYKSEKQNDAADESKSMCPNELLM; the protein is encoded by the exons ATGTTGCTGGAAGAAGA ATATTATTTGTCAAATAAATCACTTCCAGAAAAAATATGGCTTGAACAGAAGGAAGCTGAAAAGAAGTCCACGAAAAG CCCACATAAGAAAACAGGAAAGGTCAT GGCACGGTCACCTACAAAATCAGCTAGTTACTCACTGAAATGGACAATAGAAGAAAAAGAGCTGTTTGAACAAGGACTG GCTAAATTTGGCAGAAGGTGGACAAAAATTGCCAAGCTGATTGGAAGTCGCACTGTTTTACAAGTGAAGAGCTATGCAAGACAGTTTTTTAAGAACAAG GCAAAGATTGATGACACTGAAAAAGAGGACCAAAGTAAGTACAGCAGCACTAGCTTTCCAATAGACGATGAGAATGGAGAAAAGGCAGAGACTTGGGCCCTTACAAACCTGAGGGGCCGTGCAGACCCCAACCTAAATGCAGTGAAAATTGAAAAACTGTCTGATGATGAAGAGGTAGACATCACCGATGAAATGGATGAGCTGCTTGCTTATGCACCCCAGCAGGAACCTGAAAAGTTTAAATTAACCGATAGTCACAAGAGTCCAATTCAGGAAACTGGTGGAAGAGAACACACACGTTCTTCTGCACACAACTCTGCAATTCCTTTAATTGCAAAAGACCTTTTAAAGACTGAGCAAGGCAAGGTGGAAACACTGGAATTTTCAGATGTTCTGGTGACTTGCTCTGAGGAACAGAGCATAAATGGTGATGAATCTGTGAAATCAGAGTATTGGCAATTTAACAAATTTCCTGAGAAAAATGAGCTAGACCGAAGAGGAACTTTTCATGGCAGCAGTCAGTGGGCTGGTCGAGAGCTTAATGAAGAACAGAAAGACTTAGCTGATACTGAACTGCTTTTCCACTCTTCCCACCAAGCGGATGAAGAGAATCaagaggaagcagaggagctTAAGCCACCAGAACAGGAAGTGGAAATTGATAGGAATGTCATCCTGGAAGAAGAGAAACAAGCTATTCCTGAATTTTTTGAGGGACGGCAGGCCAAAACTCCAGAGCGCTACTTGAAGATTAGAAATTACATTTTGGATCAGTG GGAGAGATGTAAACCTAAATACCTGAATAAAACTTCAGTACGCCCAGGCCTGAAGAACTGCGGTGATGTTAACTGTATTGGTCGAATACACACGTACCTGGAATTAATAGGAGCAATTAACTTTGGCTGTG AACAGGCTGTATATAACAGACCACAACCAGCTGATAAAACCCGATCCAAAGAAGGCAAAGATACCATAGAAGCATACCAGTTAGCTCAGCGTCTGCAGTCTATG CGTACAAGACGACGGCGCGTGCGAGACCCTTGGGGAAACTGGTGTGATGCCAGGGACTTGGAAGGCCAGACTTTTGAG catctcTCTGCTGAAGAGCTAGCCAGAAGAAGAGAGGAGGAGAAACTTAAACCTGCAAAGCCTTCTAAAGGATCAAGACAGAtgaaaag TTCCTTTGATCCCTTTCAGCTGATACCTTGTTGTTtgttcactgcagaaaaacag GAACCATTTCAGGTGAAAGTGGCTTCAGAAGCACTTCTAATAATGGACTTG CACTCGCATGTTTCTATGGCAGAAGTAATAGGCTTGTTAGGAGGAAGATACTCTGAGGCTGATAGAATTGTTGAA ATTTGTGCAGCTGAACCATGCAATAGCCTAAGTACAGGACTACAGTGTGAGATGGATCCAGTATCTCAAACGCAGGCTTCAGAAACGTTGGCTGTTAGAGGATACAGTGTTATTGGGTGGTATCACTCTCACCCTGCCTTTGACCCTAATCCTTCAATCCGAGATATTGATACTCAAGCTAAATATCAG aGTTAtttctccagaggtggtgcaatgtTCATTGGAATGATCATAAGTCCTTATAACAGAAATAATCCACTTCCATATTCCCAAATTACTTGTCTCGTTATTAGCGATGAGATTAGTTCCGATGGCTCCTACC GTCTCCCCTACAAGTTTGAAATACAGCAGATGTTGGATGAACCTCAGTGGGAATTAGTGTTTGAAAAAACAAGATGGATCATCGAAAAATACCGGCTCTCACATAG TAGTGTCCCCATGGATAAAATCTTTCACAGAGATTCTGACCTGACCTGTTTGCAGAAA CTTTTGGAGTGCATGAGGAAGACTCTGGGCAAGGTAACCAACTGCTTCATTGCTGAAGAATTCTTGACTCAAATAGAAAACTTGTTCCTTTCCAGCTACAAAAGTGAGAAGCAGAATGATGCAGCTGATGAAAGCAAGAGCATGTGTCCAAATGAATTGCTAATGTGA